The proteins below are encoded in one region of Stenotrophomonas bentonitica:
- a CDS encoding MFS transporter codes for MSPTNLPLAARLSARERTLIILALSLGGFAIGTSEFASMGLMLEISRGLSISETQVGHLISAYAIGVVVGAPVLAFAGAGYARRTLLLGLMGFYAVGNLASALAPDYATMLIARFVAGLPHGAYFGVAMLVAAAISPPAQRGAAVSKVLLGLSVAILVGNPLTTWLGQQLSWRTAFALVSVLAIATVVMIARFLLPDPDEVRTSPMRELRAFNKPQVWLALAIGSVGFAGMFCVFTYLAPTLVQVTGLAESWMPVAVGIFGIGAIIGNVAGGWLVDRFQFRAAAIVLVWSIVVLLAYPLAANSVWTIFPLIVAVGTMGALAAVLQTRLMDVAGEAQTLAAASNHAAFNTANALGPWFGGMAIGAGFSPAVTGYVGAATAVGGLLLWGVAVLVQRQSRGNEAVACER; via the coding sequence ATGAGCCCCACCAACCTCCCCTTGGCCGCGCGGCTGTCTGCCCGTGAGCGCACGCTGATCATCCTGGCCCTGTCGCTCGGCGGCTTTGCCATCGGCACCAGCGAATTCGCCAGCATGGGCCTGATGCTGGAAATCAGCCGCGGGCTCTCCATCAGCGAGACCCAGGTCGGCCACCTGATCAGTGCCTACGCCATCGGTGTGGTCGTGGGCGCCCCGGTGCTGGCGTTCGCAGGTGCCGGTTATGCGCGGCGGACCCTGCTGCTGGGCCTGATGGGCTTCTATGCGGTGGGCAACCTGGCCAGCGCGCTGGCACCGGACTACGCCACCATGCTGATCGCCCGCTTCGTGGCCGGCCTGCCGCACGGCGCCTACTTCGGCGTGGCGATGCTGGTGGCCGCCGCGATCAGCCCGCCCGCACAGCGCGGCGCGGCCGTCTCAAAAGTGCTGTTGGGTCTCTCGGTGGCGATCCTGGTCGGCAACCCGCTCACCACCTGGCTCGGCCAGCAGCTCAGCTGGCGCACCGCGTTCGCGCTGGTCAGCGTGCTCGCCATCGCCACCGTGGTGATGATCGCGCGCTTCCTGCTGCCGGACCCGGACGAGGTGCGCACCTCGCCGATGCGCGAACTGCGCGCCTTCAACAAGCCGCAGGTGTGGTTGGCGCTGGCGATCGGCTCGGTCGGTTTCGCCGGCATGTTCTGTGTGTTCACCTACCTCGCCCCGACCCTGGTCCAGGTGACCGGCCTGGCCGAATCGTGGATGCCGGTGGCCGTGGGCATCTTCGGCATCGGCGCGATCATCGGCAACGTGGCCGGCGGCTGGCTGGTGGACCGCTTCCAGTTCCGCGCCGCCGCCATCGTGCTGGTGTGGTCGATCGTGGTGCTGCTGGCCTACCCGCTGGCCGCCAACTCGGTGTGGACCATCTTCCCGCTGATCGTTGCGGTCGGCACCATGGGCGCCCTGGCCGCAGTGCTGCAGACCCGCCTGATGGACGTCGCCGGCGAAGCCCAGACCCTGGCAGCCGCCTCCAACCACGCCGCCTTCAACACCGCCAACGCACTGGGCCCGTGGTTCGGCGGCATGGCCATCGGCGCCGGCTTCAGCCCGGCAGTGACCGGGTATGTGGGCGCAGCCACCGCCGTGGGCGGCCTGCTGCTGTGGGGCGTGGCGGTGCTGGTGCAGCGCCAGTCGCGCGGCAACGAGG